In the genome of Streptomyces sp. NBC_00190, one region contains:
- a CDS encoding NADH-quinone oxidoreductase subunit M, whose amino-acid sequence MSFPLLTVTAAVPAAGAILTAAVPAARRTAAKWLALLFSLATLALAVLVAIRFEPGGDRYQLTESRPWIADFGVRYELGVDGIGVVLIGLTALLIPFVIAAGWHDADPLETQSSRWRPTQGFFALILLVEAMVIISFEATDVFLFYIFFEAMLIPMYFLIGGFGDRAHSGSDENAAAQRSYAAVKFLLYNLVGGLIMLAAVIGLYVVAGNFSLQEITDARAAGTLDMATNTERLLFLGFFFAFAVKAPLWPLHTWLPNAMGESTAPVAVLITAVVDKVGTFAMLRFCLGLFPDASKWATPVILVLALISIVYGALVAVGQRDIKRLVAYASISHFGFIILGIFAMTSQGQSGATLYMVNHGISTAALMLVAGFLISRRGSRLIADYGGVQKVAPVLAGTFLIGGLATLSLPGLAPFVSEFLVLVGTFARYPVVGIIATIGIVLAALYTLVLYQRTMTGPVKEQVRTMPDLRLREVLVVAPLIALLIGLGVYPKVLTDIVNPAVEYTMSDVNQTDPKPEVSVEAEHAKNGEAAK is encoded by the coding sequence ATGAGTTTCCCGCTTCTGACGGTGACGGCCGCGGTCCCCGCGGCCGGTGCGATCCTGACGGCGGCCGTCCCGGCCGCCCGCAGAACCGCAGCCAAGTGGCTCGCCCTGCTCTTCTCGCTGGCGACCCTGGCCCTGGCCGTGCTCGTCGCGATCCGCTTCGAGCCCGGTGGCGACCGCTACCAGCTCACCGAATCCCGGCCCTGGATCGCCGACTTCGGCGTCCGCTACGAGCTGGGGGTGGACGGGATCGGGGTGGTGCTCATCGGCCTCACCGCGCTCCTGATCCCCTTCGTGATCGCGGCCGGCTGGCACGACGCCGACCCGCTGGAGACGCAGTCCTCCCGATGGCGGCCGACGCAGGGCTTCTTCGCCCTGATCCTGCTGGTCGAGGCGATGGTGATCATCTCCTTCGAGGCCACCGACGTCTTCCTCTTCTACATCTTCTTCGAAGCCATGCTCATCCCGATGTACTTCCTCATCGGCGGCTTCGGGGACCGGGCGCACTCGGGCTCCGACGAGAACGCGGCCGCGCAGCGCTCGTACGCGGCGGTCAAGTTCCTCCTCTACAACCTGGTCGGCGGCCTGATCATGCTGGCCGCCGTCATCGGGCTGTATGTGGTCGCCGGGAACTTCTCGCTCCAGGAGATCACCGATGCCCGCGCCGCGGGCACGCTCGACATGGCGACCAACACCGAGCGGCTGCTGTTCCTCGGCTTCTTCTTCGCCTTCGCGGTGAAGGCCCCGCTGTGGCCGCTGCACACCTGGCTGCCGAACGCGATGGGCGAGTCCACCGCCCCGGTCGCCGTACTGATCACCGCGGTCGTCGACAAGGTCGGCACCTTCGCGATGCTCCGCTTCTGCCTCGGGCTCTTCCCGGACGCCAGCAAGTGGGCCACGCCGGTGATCCTCGTCCTGGCCCTGATCAGCATCGTCTACGGCGCGCTGGTCGCGGTCGGGCAGCGCGACATCAAGCGGCTGGTCGCCTACGCCTCCATCTCGCACTTCGGCTTCATCATCCTGGGCATCTTCGCGATGACCTCCCAGGGCCAGTCCGGTGCGACGCTCTACATGGTCAACCACGGGATCTCGACGGCGGCGCTGATGCTGGTGGCCGGCTTCCTGATCTCGCGGCGCGGCTCGCGGCTCATCGCCGATTACGGCGGCGTCCAGAAGGTGGCCCCGGTCCTCGCCGGCACCTTCCTGATCGGCGGCCTCGCCACCCTCTCGCTGCCGGGGCTCGCGCCCTTCGTCAGTGAATTCCTGGTCCTGGTCGGCACGTTCGCCCGGTACCCGGTCGTCGGCATCATCGCCACCATCGGCATCGTGCTGGCGGCGCTCTACACGCTGGTGCTCTACCAGCGCACGATGACCGGCCCCGTGAAGGAGCAGGTCCGCACGATGCCGGACCTGCGCCTGCGGGAAGTGCTGGTGGTCGCCCCGCTGATCGCGCTGCTGATCGGGCTGGGCGTCTACCCGAAGGTGCTCACCGACATCGTCAACCCGGCGGTGGAATACACCATGTCGGACGTCAACCAGACGGACCCCAAGCCCGAGGTCTCCGTCGAAGCCGAGCACGCCAAGAACGGGGAGGCGGCGAAGTGA
- the nuoN gene encoding NADH-quinone oxidoreductase subunit NuoN gives MTSAHSLWTLAADGPVDRIPAPVIEYAQLAPTLIVVGAAVLGILVEAFVPRKTRYYVQVFLAVAALASAFAAVVGLAAGGYGSTKAHIAAMGAIAVDGPALFLQGTILLASIVAIFTFAERRLDPAAHGNRVDSFAAQAASVPGSDSEKAAVKAGFTTTEVFPLALFAIAGMLIFPAANDLLTLFIALEVFSLPLYLLCAVARRQRLMSQEAAVKYFLLGAFSSAFLLFGIALLYGYAGSVSYAVISDVVDGTLSKVDPALASTMGNDALLLIGMALILMGLLFKVGAVPFHMWTPDVYQGAPTPVTGFMAAATKVAAFGALLRLLYVVLPGMRWDWRPVMWAVAIVTMLAGAVIAVTQTDVKRLLAYSSIAHAGFILAGVIATSAEGVQSVLFYLAAYSFVTIGAFAVITLVRDAGGEATHLSKWAGLGRRSPLTAAVFAVFLLAFAGIPLTSGFSGKFAVFTAAAEGGAGALVVIGVISSAIAAFFYIRVIVLMFFSEPKADGPTVAVPSPLTMTTIAVGVAVTVVLGVAPQYFLDLAGQASTFVR, from the coding sequence CTGACTTCCGCCCACAGCCTGTGGACACTGGCGGCCGACGGACCGGTCGACCGGATCCCGGCGCCGGTCATCGAGTACGCGCAGCTCGCGCCCACGCTGATCGTGGTGGGCGCGGCGGTCCTCGGGATCCTCGTCGAGGCCTTCGTACCGCGCAAAACCCGCTACTACGTGCAGGTGTTCCTCGCCGTCGCCGCGCTGGCCTCGGCCTTCGCGGCGGTCGTCGGCCTCGCGGCCGGCGGGTACGGGAGCACCAAGGCGCACATCGCGGCGATGGGCGCCATCGCGGTGGACGGCCCGGCGCTGTTCCTGCAGGGCACCATCCTGCTGGCCTCGATCGTCGCGATCTTCACCTTCGCCGAGCGCAGGCTCGACCCGGCCGCACACGGCAACCGGGTGGACTCCTTCGCCGCGCAGGCGGCGTCCGTCCCGGGCAGCGACAGCGAGAAGGCCGCCGTCAAGGCGGGCTTCACCACCACCGAGGTCTTCCCGCTGGCCCTGTTCGCGATCGCAGGGATGCTGATCTTCCCGGCGGCCAACGACCTGCTGACGCTGTTCATCGCGCTGGAGGTCTTCTCCCTCCCGCTGTACCTGCTCTGCGCCGTCGCCCGCCGCCAGCGGCTGATGTCGCAGGAGGCCGCGGTGAAGTACTTCCTGCTGGGAGCCTTCTCCTCCGCCTTCCTTCTCTTCGGCATCGCGCTGCTCTACGGGTACGCGGGCTCGGTCTCCTACGCGGTGATCTCCGACGTGGTCGACGGCACGCTCTCGAAGGTCGACCCGGCGCTGGCCTCCACCATGGGCAATGACGCGCTGCTGCTCATCGGCATGGCGTTGATCCTGATGGGCCTGCTCTTCAAGGTCGGCGCGGTCCCCTTCCACATGTGGACCCCGGACGTCTACCAGGGCGCCCCGACCCCGGTCACCGGCTTCATGGCGGCGGCGACGAAGGTGGCCGCGTTCGGCGCCCTCCTCCGTCTCCTGTACGTGGTCCTGCCCGGCATGCGGTGGGACTGGCGGCCGGTGATGTGGGCCGTCGCGATCGTCACGATGCTCGCGGGCGCGGTGATCGCCGTGACCCAGACGGACGTCAAGCGGCTGCTGGCGTACTCCTCGATCGCCCACGCGGGCTTCATCCTGGCCGGTGTGATCGCGACCTCGGCGGAGGGCGTCCAGTCGGTCCTCTTCTACCTGGCCGCGTACTCCTTCGTGACGATCGGCGCCTTCGCGGTGATCACCCTGGTGCGCGATGCGGGCGGCGAGGCGACGCACCTGTCCAAGTGGGCCGGGCTGGGACGGCGTTCGCCGCTGACCGCGGCCGTCTTCGCGGTGTTCCTGCTGGCCTTCGCCGGCATTCCGCTGACCTCGGGCTTCTCCGGCAAGTTCGCCGTGTTCACGGCGGCGGCGGAGGGCGGCGCGGGAGCGCTGGTCGTGATCGGTGTCATCTCGTCCGCGATCGCCGCGTTCTTCTACATCCGGGTGATCGTCCTGATGTTCTTCAGCGAGCCGAAGGCCGACGGCCCGACCGTGGCCGTCCCCTCGCCGCTGACCATGACGACCATCGCGGTGGGCGTCGCGGTCACCGTGGTCCTGGGCGTGGCGCCGCAGTACTTCCTGGACCTGGCGGGGCAGGCGAGCACGTTCGTCCGCTGA
- a CDS encoding Uma2 family endonuclease: MGALMKPEHSWPIPPPGGWTADDLDTLPNLPPHTELIDGSLVFVSPQTQFHMRAVNFLTWQLMDQQPPGLEVFREFTIDIDRHNRPEPDVIVVEESAVGDLDQTRLPADSVRLAIEVVSPESVGRDRGVKPVKYAEAGILHFWRVENKDGRAVVYVYELDPSTGSYGTAGIFHDRLKVSSPFAIDLDLTAITPERRTAE; the protein is encoded by the coding sequence ATGGGAGCACTGATGAAACCGGAACACAGCTGGCCGATCCCCCCGCCGGGCGGCTGGACTGCCGACGACCTGGACACGCTTCCGAATCTGCCTCCGCACACGGAGCTGATCGACGGGAGCCTGGTCTTCGTGAGTCCGCAGACTCAATTCCACATGCGCGCGGTCAACTTCCTCACCTGGCAGCTCATGGATCAGCAGCCGCCGGGCCTTGAGGTCTTCCGCGAGTTCACGATCGACATCGACCGTCACAACCGCCCCGAACCCGATGTCATCGTCGTGGAGGAAAGCGCCGTGGGCGATCTGGACCAGACCCGGCTCCCTGCGGACTCCGTTCGCCTGGCCATTGAAGTGGTCTCGCCCGAGTCCGTCGGCCGTGACCGTGGCGTCAAGCCGGTCAAGTACGCAGAAGCGGGCATTCTTCACTTCTGGCGCGTGGAGAACAAGGATGGTCGTGCCGTGGTCTACGTCTACGAATTGGACCCGTCGACCGGGAGCTACGGGACCGCGGGCATCTTCCACGACCGTCTCAAAGTCTCGTCTCCCTTCGCCATCGACCTCGACCTGACCGCCATCACTCCCGAACGGCGCACCGCCGAGTAG
- a CDS encoding fumarate reductase/succinate dehydrogenase flavoprotein subunit, which yields MDIPAIRDAEELSCDVLVIGGGTAGTMAALTAAERGARVLLLEKAHVRHSGALAMGMDGVNNAVVPGRAEPDDYVAEITRANDGIVDQSTVRQTATRGFAMVRRLESYGVKFEKDEHGEYAVRQVHRSGSYVLPMPEGKDVKKVLYRQLRRREMRERIRIENRVMPVRVLTSPEDGRAIGAAAFNTRTGGFVTVRAGAVILATGPCGRLGLPASGYLYGTYENPTNAGDGYAMAYHAGAALTGIECFQINPLIKDYNGPACAYVANPFGGYQVNRHGERFVDSDYWSGQMMSEFAAELASDRGPVYLKLSHLPEESVASLESILHTTERPTRGTFHAGRGHDYRTHDIEMHISEIGLCGGHSASGVRVDDHARTTVPRLYAAGDLASVPHNYMIGAFVFGDLAGADAARYTAYEGELPARQLAEAHELVYRPLRNPDGPPQPQVEYKLRRFVNDYVAPPKSGAKLSLAVEAFDRMTGEIAQMGASTAHELMRCAEVSFIRDCAEMAARSSLARTESRWGLYHERLDHPERDDAGWLHHLDLRKSASGAMEFTARPVEPYLVPVDGFAPAGGPERHLGEVELVPVATAGPRRTPPAARTAAPPAPEEPAAAGPARAAGPSPRILELLALAEESPDLPALFPYLGDPDPAVRAAAVAALGETVPAGAGPALALRLADTDRGVRAAAAGALRELVEVLPGDPGLAAGLRTALAVGDPAVRSAALEVLRALRLGDAELYAAALADAEVDVRIHAVRGLVSVDAAAELAGAAGDPAREVRVAVAKGLAAVRDPAPAPLDPLLSDADPLVRGAALGALASVGCPDGYARTAVAALDDTAWQVRAGAAAGLSAAVAEAAVPALAKALVDANADVRKAAVLSLLAHRASGEARAALATAVGDPDADVRAYAARA from the coding sequence ATGGACATCCCCGCGATCCGCGACGCCGAGGAACTCTCCTGCGACGTCCTCGTCATCGGCGGCGGTACCGCCGGCACGATGGCGGCGCTCACCGCCGCCGAGCGCGGCGCGCGGGTCCTGCTCCTGGAGAAGGCCCACGTACGCCACTCCGGCGCCCTCGCCATGGGCATGGACGGGGTCAACAACGCCGTCGTCCCCGGCCGGGCCGAGCCCGACGACTACGTCGCCGAGATCACCCGCGCCAACGACGGGATCGTCGACCAGTCCACGGTCCGCCAGACCGCCACCCGCGGGTTCGCGATGGTGCGGCGCCTGGAGTCGTACGGGGTGAAGTTCGAGAAGGACGAGCACGGCGAGTACGCCGTCCGCCAGGTCCACCGCTCCGGCTCCTACGTCCTGCCGATGCCGGAGGGCAAGGACGTCAAGAAGGTCCTCTACCGGCAGCTGCGGCGCCGCGAGATGCGCGAGCGGATCCGGATCGAGAACCGGGTGATGCCGGTACGGGTCCTCACCTCGCCCGAGGACGGCCGGGCGATCGGCGCGGCCGCCTTCAACACCCGTACCGGCGGTTTCGTCACCGTCCGCGCGGGGGCGGTGATCCTGGCGACGGGCCCGTGCGGGCGCCTGGGACTGCCGGCCTCCGGATACCTCTACGGCACGTACGAGAACCCGACCAACGCGGGCGACGGCTACGCCATGGCGTACCACGCGGGCGCCGCGCTGACCGGGATCGAGTGCTTCCAGATCAATCCGCTGATCAAGGACTACAACGGGCCGGCGTGCGCGTACGTCGCCAACCCCTTCGGCGGCTACCAGGTCAACCGGCACGGCGAGCGCTTCGTGGACTCCGACTACTGGTCGGGGCAGATGATGTCGGAGTTCGCGGCCGAACTCGCCTCGGACCGGGGGCCGGTGTACCTGAAGCTGAGCCACCTCCCGGAGGAGTCGGTGGCCTCCCTCGAATCGATCCTGCACACGACGGAGCGGCCGACGCGCGGCACCTTCCACGCGGGGCGCGGCCACGACTACCGCACGCACGACATCGAGATGCACATCTCGGAGATCGGGCTGTGCGGGGGCCACTCCGCCTCCGGGGTCCGCGTCGACGACCACGCACGCACCACGGTCCCGCGCCTGTACGCGGCCGGTGACCTGGCCTCCGTACCGCACAACTACATGATCGGGGCGTTCGTCTTCGGCGACCTGGCGGGCGCGGACGCCGCCCGGTACACCGCGTACGAGGGGGAGCTGCCGGCGCGGCAGCTGGCGGAGGCGCACGAGCTGGTCTACCGGCCGCTGCGCAACCCGGACGGGCCGCCGCAGCCGCAGGTGGAGTACAAGCTGCGGCGGTTCGTGAACGACTACGTGGCGCCGCCGAAGTCGGGCGCGAAGCTGTCGCTCGCCGTGGAGGCCTTCGACCGCATGACCGGCGAGATCGCGCAGATGGGCGCGAGCACCGCGCACGAGCTGATGCGGTGTGCGGAGGTGTCCTTCATCCGGGACTGCGCGGAGATGGCGGCCCGGTCCTCGCTGGCCCGGACGGAGTCCCGCTGGGGCCTCTACCACGAGCGGCTCGACCATCCGGAGCGGGACGACGCGGGCTGGCTGCACCATCTGGACCTGCGCAAGTCGGCCTCGGGGGCGATGGAGTTCACCGCCCGGCCGGTGGAGCCGTACCTGGTGCCGGTGGACGGGTTCGCCCCGGCGGGCGGCCCCGAACGGCACCTCGGCGAGGTCGAACTGGTCCCGGTGGCGACGGCCGGCCCGCGCCGGACGCCTCCGGCGGCGCGTACGGCGGCGCCTCCCGCCCCGGAGGAGCCCGCGGCCGCCGGTCCCGCCCGCGCCGCCGGACCCTCCCCGCGGATCCTCGAACTGCTCGCCCTCGCCGAGGAGTCGCCCGACCTGCCCGCCCTGTTCCCCTACCTCGGCGACCCCGACCCGGCGGTCCGGGCCGCCGCCGTGGCCGCGCTCGGGGAAACGGTCCCGGCGGGGGCCGGGCCCGCGCTGGCGCTCCGGCTCGCGGACACGGACCGCGGCGTACGGGCGGCCGCGGCGGGCGCGCTGCGGGAGCTGGTGGAGGTCCTGCCGGGCGATCCCGGTCTGGCGGCCGGGTTGCGGACGGCCCTGGCGGTGGGCGACCCGGCGGTGCGCTCGGCCGCGCTGGAGGTCCTGCGGGCGCTGCGCCTCGGCGACGCGGAGCTGTACGCGGCCGCGCTGGCCGACGCCGAGGTGGACGTACGGATCCACGCGGTGCGGGGGCTGGTGTCCGTGGACGCGGCGGCGGAGCTGGCCGGGGCCGCCGGGGACCCGGCCCGTGAAGTCCGGGTCGCCGTCGCCAAGGGCCTGGCCGCGGTCCGCGATCCGGCACCGGCGCCGCTGGACCCGCTGCTCTCGGATGCCGACCCGCTGGTGCGGGGTGCGGCGCTGGGCGCGCTGGCCTCGGTCGGCTGCCCGGACGGGTACGCCCGTACCGCGGTGGCGGCTCTGGACGACACGGCCTGGCAGGTCCGCGCGGGGGCGGCGGCCGGGCTGTCGGCGGCCGTCGCGGAGGCGGCCGTGCCGGCTCTGGCCAAGGCCCTGGTCGACGCCAACGCGGACGTCCGGAAGGCGGCGGTGTTGTCCCTGCTGGCCCACCGGGCCTCCGGGGAGGCCCGGGCCGCGCTCGCCACGGCGGTCGGCGACCCCGACGCGGACGTCCGGGCGTACGCGGCCCGCGCCTAG
- a CDS encoding ABC transporter ATP-binding protein, protein MSLTQADARTGTGGVAHAGPPGARLVLSGVRLGHRGNVVLDEVDLTVEPGEVLAVVGPSGCGKSTLLRTLAGLLPPLGGTVEQDGAPVTGPDADRALVFQDDALLPWRTVRANVELPLAIGRSAGRLPRAERRRTAEEWLERVGLAGHAHKLPHQLSGGQRQRVQLARALVARPRAVLMDEPFGALDAQTRAEMQDLLVDVLAGTGATVVFVTHDVDEALFLGDRVALPATGEVLDVPRPRTRAADHAALRRQIINSL, encoded by the coding sequence ATGAGCCTGACCCAGGCCGATGCACGGACCGGTACCGGCGGCGTGGCGCACGCCGGCCCGCCCGGGGCCCGGCTCGTCCTGAGCGGGGTGCGGCTGGGGCACCGCGGGAACGTGGTGCTCGACGAGGTCGACCTGACGGTCGAACCCGGCGAGGTGCTGGCCGTCGTGGGACCGTCCGGATGCGGGAAGTCCACGCTGCTGCGGACCCTGGCCGGGCTGCTGCCGCCGCTCGGCGGCACGGTCGAGCAGGACGGCGCCCCGGTCACGGGCCCGGACGCCGACCGGGCCCTGGTCTTCCAGGACGACGCCCTGCTGCCCTGGCGGACCGTCCGGGCCAACGTCGAACTCCCCCTGGCCATCGGCAGGTCCGCCGGGCGGCTGCCGCGCGCCGAGCGGCGGCGGACCGCCGAGGAGTGGCTGGAGCGCGTGGGCCTGGCCGGGCACGCGCACAAGCTCCCGCACCAGCTCAGCGGCGGTCAGCGCCAGCGCGTGCAGCTGGCCCGCGCCCTCGTCGCGCGCCCGCGCGCCGTCCTCATGGACGAACCCTTCGGCGCGCTCGACGCGCAGACCCGCGCCGAGATGCAGGACCTCCTCGTCGACGTCCTCGCGGGCACCGGGGCGACCGTCGTCTTCGTCACCCACGACGTGGACGAGGCGCTCTTCCTCGGCGACCGCGTCGCGCTCCCGGCCACCGGCGAGGTGCTGGACGTGCCCCGGCCGCGCACCCGGGCCGCCGACCACGCCGCACTGCGCCGGCAGATCATCAACTCACTCTGA
- a CDS encoding ABC transporter permease → MTGGRRLLRAASLGAALLLWQGLTALDVNLWLRFEQFPTVGEVAATFAERAGAAAYWQDLGFSLRRIVAGFALAAVLGVAVGTAVARSRIAEDVVGPLLEVLRPIPAIALVPVAILLFPSNEQGIVFITFAAAFFPVLVSTRHAVRALTPVWEEAVLTMGGGRGRVLFSVVLPGALPGIFGGLSVGIGVSWICVISAEMISGEYGVGYRTWQDYTVVDYPGVFVGMVTIGVLGWLTSTAVERAGRRLTRWLPSRASSGPAPSSTARSRAGRGPKSPSLRPSGAAVPVSGPDSFPKRTREVAR, encoded by the coding sequence ATGACGGGCGGGCGCAGGCTGCTGCGGGCGGCTTCGCTCGGCGCGGCGCTCCTGCTGTGGCAGGGGCTGACCGCCCTCGACGTGAACCTGTGGCTGCGCTTCGAGCAGTTCCCGACGGTGGGCGAGGTGGCGGCGACGTTCGCGGAGCGGGCCGGGGCCGCGGCCTACTGGCAGGACCTGGGCTTCAGCCTGCGCCGGATCGTGGCGGGCTTCGCGCTCGCCGCGGTCCTGGGGGTGGCGGTGGGCACGGCGGTCGCCCGGTCACGGATCGCGGAGGACGTGGTGGGCCCGCTGCTGGAGGTGCTGCGGCCGATCCCGGCCATCGCGCTGGTGCCCGTGGCGATCCTGCTGTTCCCCTCGAACGAGCAGGGGATCGTCTTCATCACCTTCGCCGCCGCCTTCTTCCCCGTCCTGGTCTCGACGCGGCACGCGGTGCGGGCACTGACACCGGTGTGGGAGGAGGCCGTCCTGACGATGGGCGGCGGCCGGGGGCGGGTGCTGTTCTCGGTGGTCCTGCCGGGTGCCCTGCCGGGCATCTTCGGCGGACTGTCGGTCGGCATCGGCGTCTCGTGGATCTGCGTGATCTCGGCGGAGATGATCTCGGGCGAGTACGGGGTCGGCTACCGGACCTGGCAGGACTACACGGTGGTCGACTACCCCGGCGTCTTCGTCGGCATGGTCACCATCGGCGTGCTGGGCTGGCTGACGTCCACGGCGGTGGAGCGGGCGGGCCGCCGTCTGACGCGCTGGCTCCCCTCGCGCGCCTCCTCCGGCCCCGCACCGTCCTCCACCGCCCGGAGCCGGGCGGGGCGGGGCCCGAAGAGCCCGTCCCTGAGGCCGTCCGGCGCAGCCGTCCCGGTTTCCGGGCCGGACTCCTTCCCGAAGCGGACCCGAGAGGTGGCCCGATGA
- a CDS encoding ABC transporter substrate-binding protein, with amino-acid sequence MRAIPSKALAPALVLLLAPLATACGDASGASGPKTVTVTVGYQSKTINTVTAGTLLRSLGYFEQELAARGKKDGVTYKVDWQDYATGAPITAQMTAGKIDIGSMGDFPLLINAVRGRELKQPTRLVAVTGYNLRGGLNTVVTAPDSKLESLTDLRGKKVSTSVGSAADGTLVRALQRAGIDPTSGIEKLNQQPSVGASALQAGSVDALSQFVAWPGQLAYEGRAKALYDGAELNVPTFHGVTVREKFARERAGVLEDFLRAQRKATDHLRAEPVAAAESVAKETGLPAEVVYLYNGANGIATFDPALRPELVEALKADVPVLKDAKLVGDVDVDGFLDPEPLKRAVAGAPEYPQATAARPELWLKGQARTQSFATPRELLKAARGADVRAAYVPDAVTGTLWFADKAVWVAEGPELRAFVTGAGATSYVDRHRGSGARIVSFAEAGALAS; translated from the coding sequence ATGCGTGCCATCCCCTCGAAGGCGCTCGCGCCCGCGCTCGTCCTGCTCCTCGCCCCGCTCGCCACCGCCTGCGGCGACGCGTCCGGGGCGTCCGGCCCGAAGACGGTCACCGTGACCGTCGGCTACCAGTCCAAGACCATCAACACCGTCACCGCCGGCACCCTGCTGCGCTCCCTCGGCTACTTCGAGCAGGAGCTCGCGGCGCGCGGCAAGAAGGACGGGGTCACGTACAAGGTGGACTGGCAGGACTACGCCACCGGCGCCCCGATCACCGCCCAGATGACCGCCGGGAAGATCGACATCGGCTCGATGGGCGACTTCCCGCTGCTGATCAACGCGGTGCGCGGCCGGGAGCTGAAGCAGCCCACCCGCCTCGTGGCAGTGACCGGCTACAACCTGCGCGGCGGCCTCAACACCGTGGTCACCGCGCCGGATTCGAAGCTGGAGTCCCTCACCGACCTGCGCGGCAAGAAGGTGTCGACCAGCGTCGGCTCCGCGGCCGACGGCACCCTCGTACGGGCCCTGCAGCGCGCCGGGATCGACCCTACGAGCGGCATCGAGAAGCTCAACCAACAGCCCAGCGTGGGCGCTTCGGCGCTCCAGGCGGGCAGCGTCGACGCGCTGTCGCAGTTCGTGGCGTGGCCGGGGCAGCTGGCCTACGAGGGGCGGGCGAAGGCCTTGTACGACGGCGCCGAGCTGAACGTGCCGACCTTCCACGGAGTCACCGTCCGGGAGAAGTTCGCGCGCGAGCGGGCCGGCGTACTGGAGGACTTCCTGCGGGCGCAGCGCAAGGCGACCGACCACCTGCGCGCGGAGCCGGTCGCGGCCGCCGAGTCGGTGGCCAAGGAGACCGGCCTGCCGGCGGAGGTCGTGTACCTCTACAACGGTGCCAACGGCATCGCGACCTTCGACCCGGCCCTGCGCCCGGAGCTGGTCGAGGCGCTGAAGGCGGACGTGCCGGTGCTGAAGGACGCCAAGCTGGTCGGCGACGTGGACGTGGACGGCTTCCTGGACCCGGAGCCGCTGAAGCGGGCGGTGGCCGGCGCGCCCGAGTACCCGCAGGCGACGGCCGCCCGTCCCGAGCTGTGGCTCAAGGGGCAGGCCCGTACGCAGAGCTTCGCCACCCCGCGCGAGCTGCTGAAGGCCGCGCGCGGCGCGGACGTCCGGGCGGCGTACGTACCGGACGCGGTGACGGGCACCCTCTGGTTCGCCGACAAGGCGGTGTGGGTCGCGGAGGGGCCGGAGCTGCGCGCCTTCGTCACGGGCGCGGGCGCGACGTCGTACGTCGACCGGCACAGGGGATCCGGGGCGCGGATCGTGAGCTTCGCCGAAGCCGGAGCCCTGGCGTCATGA
- a CDS encoding 4Fe-4S dicluster domain-containing protein encodes MPLVPQRGDVPVTIDESLCIDGCTLCVDMCPLDSLAIREDNGTAYMHVDECWYCGPCAARCPTGAVTVNMPYLLR; translated from the coding sequence ATGCCTCTGGTCCCCCAGCGCGGCGACGTGCCCGTGACCATCGACGAGTCCCTGTGCATCGACGGCTGCACCCTCTGCGTCGACATGTGTCCGCTCGACTCGCTCGCGATCCGCGAGGACAACGGCACGGCGTACATGCACGTGGACGAGTGCTGGTACTGCGGCCCGTGCGCCGCCCGCTGTCCCACCGGCGCGGTCACCGTCAACATGCCCTACCTGCTCCGGTGA
- a CDS encoding GntR family transcriptional regulator — MPAERTVTHTVPVAAARRRRLRADQARQLADLLRHQILAGGYPGGVLPLEDTLAADYGAGRNTVRQALDLLRGEQLVERRPGVGTVVVCEKYPHGLDRLQGLAETLHEHGRVTNEVRTVGPVRAPAPVAGRLGLPEHEDVLYIERLRRLNGLPLSLDLTYVPMDIGAGLLGCDLENTDVFRLLEQLTGQPLGHAEITLEAVNADAHSAAVLQAPRGAAVLMLERLTHLGDGRPVDLEFIRFRGDRITMSGLLRRSL; from the coding sequence ATGCCAGCCGAACGCACCGTCACGCACACCGTCCCGGTCGCCGCCGCGCGCCGTCGGCGACTGCGCGCGGACCAGGCGCGACAGCTAGCCGACCTGCTGCGCCACCAGATCCTTGCGGGCGGCTACCCCGGCGGGGTCCTCCCCCTGGAGGACACCCTCGCCGCCGACTACGGCGCCGGCCGCAACACCGTCCGCCAGGCCCTCGACCTGCTGCGCGGCGAGCAGCTGGTGGAACGCCGGCCCGGCGTCGGCACGGTCGTCGTCTGCGAGAAGTACCCGCACGGCCTGGACCGCCTCCAGGGGCTCGCCGAGACCCTGCACGAGCACGGCCGGGTGACGAACGAGGTCCGCACCGTCGGCCCCGTGCGTGCTCCCGCCCCGGTCGCCGGCCGCCTGGGCCTGCCCGAGCACGAGGACGTGCTCTACATCGAGCGGCTGCGCCGCCTGAACGGGCTGCCGCTCTCCCTCGACCTCACCTACGTCCCGATGGACATCGGCGCCGGACTGCTGGGCTGCGACCTGGAGAACACCGACGTCTTCCGGCTCCTGGAACAGCTGACCGGGCAGCCGCTCGGCCACGCCGAGATCACCCTTGAGGCCGTCAACGCCGACGCGCACTCCGCCGCCGTCCTCCAGGCCCCGCGCGGGGCCGCCGTCCTGATGCTGGAACGCCTCACCCACCTGGGCGACGGCCGCCCCGTGGACCTGGAGTTCATCCGCTTCCGCGGCGACCGCATCACCATGAGCGGCCTGCTGCGCCGCTCCCTCTGA